cctagagggcgaggtggggggagagccactacagggggtcgcggccagaaagagcgcaccctcaccgacttaggggtgttgtcttcgaggccatcctctagtgaggtaccctctaGTGGTTCTGATGAAGACAGCCGCCGCAGCCTGCTGAGCCATAGCAACTAGTTTCATTTCTAGATTATGTAGTGATGTATTACACCTGTAGGTTGTTCTGTCCATTGAACTTTATCCAACAAATGGTGATTTGGTGACAAAATTACACCTTACGTAGTTCTGTGCATCGACCTTTAGGCATACTAACAAATTATAGTTTGGTGACCAACTTTGAATCTGTGTTATAAAGGATTAAGGAATGACAAATTCAATACATTTGGGCGCTTGCATGGATTAGGAAGCGGCTCCTCTGACTTAGCCAAAGCCAAGTCAAGCTGCCGTTGCCTCTTGACACAGGATTCAAACGGTGCCAAGATTTTGTATTGTTTTCTGTATTTATTTTTCTCTTCACAAAATGGGCTCTGGGCCTCCCTCTGACGAGCCACTTCCAAATGGGCTATGACCTCCACTGACTTTCACCGCCACTAATTTCTGCCCGAATAAAATTAACTGGATATACTTAAGGTCACCCAATTTAGTTATGTTTTCACTTGAGTAGTTTCAAAAAATCTAATTAATccataaattcttttaaaaaatCACGCCCACACACAAATAAACCCTTCAATTCATAATTCCAAGTTAttactccctccgccccataatataagaacctTTTTCAAGCTATGTTAGCTAGCttgaaaaacattcttatattatgggtaGACGGAGTATCTTTTACAAAGTAGAAATGATTGTGAAGCCAGTAGACATGTAGATATGCATAGGCAGGTTTATGCTCAGTACACCTCAAAATCATTTCATCAAAATTTTAAATTCTCATTTACTCTGATAGTACGCTAAAGCTTCCTTATCATCCCGCATGTTTAATTGTAGCGTTAACTAAAAGTTTAGCTAATTGTAACCAGTAAATTATTGCAGAGGTCAGAGGAATGGATGAAGGTTAGAACTGATAAACTGAAGGAAGATGTTCAGATGTTGTTTAAGACTTGCAGTAATAAGTTAGAGAGAATGAACTTGGTGGATGCAGTCCAACGCCtaggaatagaacacctctttgAAATACAGATAGGTGATGCACTAAGTGACATCCATGAAAGTGAAATCAGTAGCTCGAGCCTTCACGAGGTTGCTCTTCAGTTCCGCCTTCTTAGGGAACATGGACTTTGGGTATCTCCAGGTATCCATCTACATATGTAAATATTGAATACCTTGCATGAACACCTTATAAAAATGAATTTACATGAATTGTTCTTGCAGATGTATTCAAAAAGTTCAAGGGCGAAGATGGGACCTTCAATGTGGACATAGCAAAAGAACCAAAGGGACTTTTGTGTCTATATAACGCTGCATATGTTTTAACCCATGGAGAGACGGAACTAGAAGAGGCCATCACTTTCGCGAGGCATCACCTGGAATTGTTGGTACCCAGTCTCGACTCCTTTTTAGCCAAGCAAGTCAAGCGTGCCCTTCACTTACCACTACCAAGGACTCACAAGAGGTTGGAGGCACTCCCCTACATGCTAGAAGGCGAACAAGAAGGGCACAATCCAGTTCTTCTTGAACTTGCAAAGCTGGAATTTAATCACCTGCGGCATGTTCACTTGAAGGAGCTCAAAGCTATATCTGAGTATGCACAAGCGCCATCTTCTTTGATATATATACAActctgtgtgtgtgcgtgcgcgcgtgcgtgtgtgtgtgtgtgtgtgtgtgtgtgtgtgtgtgtgtgtgtgtgtgtgtgtgtgtgtgtgtgtgtgtgtgtgtgtgtgtgtgtgtccaatTTAAATAAGCATGCATGGATTTTGCAGGTGGTGGAATGATTTTTCTGGATATGTGGAACTAAGTTTTGTTCGGGATCGTGTGGTGGAGTGCTACGTTTGGGGATACTCCTTGTTCTATGAGGAAGACTGGTCGCTCCCACGAATGTTCTTTGCCAAGTTAACTGCAGTGCACACATTTTTGGATGACATATGTGACGATGGTTCCACCTTAGAGGAATTTCGGATGCTAGACGCTGCCATACAAAGGTTTACTCTCCCACTGATCTCTTGAGATCAACAAAAAAAATCGGTGATAGCAACTGAATTAATTATTGCTATTATTAACTAATTAGTTTTCCATGCAGATGGGATGAAAGCGCCATTTCTCTTGTGCCAGAGTACCTGAAGAAGTTCTATAATAAATTACTGAGCTGCTTTAAGGAATTCGATGATGAACTGGCTCTCAATAGGAAGTACCCAATTGATCACATCAAGAAGGAGGTACAACACCAATCGATTGCTCACATCACAGAATTCCGTAAAGAAATTAGTCCCTCCGATACAAATTAATTAACGCAACCTCTACAAACATTGTATAGAGGCTGCGTCAATTAATTCGGACCGGATTGAAGTACCTATCTTAAGTACATCTTGATGTTAAAAGACATGTTTAGGTTATATGGCCCGTGagtgtaacaaatgaacaggcggATCTGATCATAAAAGCTATGTGTAGGGTTATAAACAAATCTGAAAATGTTGGATAAGACTTGATGCCAAAACGTGTTGCGGGCTGCAAACATTCTCAAGTAAAGCTTCTTTTTGAATTGTTTGAATTGCTATCAAAATAGAAGTAAAGCATCTTTTAAGAAACGACTACATAGACAAGTAAAAAAATTGAAACGACTACATAGACAAGTATGATGAATGGAAATGTACATCTTTCGTAAATTAAGAAGAATATTCTAATTTGGCTGAACATAAAATGCCAATTGTCGACACAATATCCTAAGTACGCTTGGCtgaacattccaagttatccagcTCTTTATGATTTACTGTGCCAAATATACAGTAGGGCTTTTAGTGTAGACCAAAGAGAAATTATACTTTCAGTTCCATTCTTTTGGGACAACTTTTAACGAGATAATCTGTCAATGTTCGGTAGTTAGGTTTATTGAACATTATTCTGGTTTCTTCTGTGAACTTGTGATGCTAAAACCACCACCAAGTTCCACGTGATCAAACCATTACCTATTATCCCTAATTCATTCTAGACAGCCTTGAAACTGTGGGCACATACAACGCGGACGCTAAGAGCAGCCGCCAGGGTTTAAATCCCAGTGGTTTTGCCAGATTCCCGGGCGAGCTGGGGTTTTCCGTTTACGTCGATGCCAATTGTGTCCTCAGACGCTAgcataactttgtgttatttttcTGTATTCATAAGCGCCCATAAATAGCTGGTAGTGTTGGGACCACGGACTCTTAACACATGCACCAAACAAAAAACTATTTATTTATATTCCTAGGCGCCTATGCAAGAGCCCTTGCGTTGAAGATGGCCTAATGTCTGGTTTGGACATTATCCCTTTCACCCAGATAGTTCTTTATGTATGTATGTAAGGAGGAACTCTAACATGTTTGCTTACACAATTATACAATTGTTTGAGAAGACATAAATAAACAGAAAAATGGTCCTCCTACATAATGTGTCTCAGTCTCTATATTTTCTGTAATTTTGTGTTCTTTGAATATGACTCCATAGACTAAGCTACTGGTCCACAAAGTTGGGACTGGAATCACCTGCAAATGTCGTGGAACATTAACAATAAAAATTGACTTATCTTCGGAGGGGAGCTCCCCCTCATGTATATATTAATCAAACAGTAACAGTAATAAAAACATGTGAAAATTACAGGAAATATTACATAGGCACGATTGCATGTGATGGGAAGTATAGCATCCACAAGTAAGCGTCCACCTTATCACACGGTTTGTATAGGTGGTGTGGCCAAAGATCTATGTCCGCAACATTGAGTTTCATAGTCATGGCACTGTGGACGTCTTGTCCCCTGAAACTCTTGGTGTTTCTCGCATCCCAAATAGTGAGCAGAATGAAACACCAGGAATACACGTCAAGTCCTAGTAGTAGATCACACTCTCATATGTCTAAGACAGTAGAAGCAAGGTGCATGCCTAGGCATTGCTAAATTATGTCGGAGAAGGGGGAGGGGGAAGATGAACATGTGGCTGGTGTCCTCCAAGTAGTTGAGGAAACTTAGGCACATAATTGTTGGTGATGTGCTCTTGAGCAAGGTTTGCCATGGAGTTCAGCTGGTTGCGACAGAGAAGGCAAGCAAAGATTTTGACTTTGTTCAGAACCCTCAATTTTCAAGATGATAGCCTCGTTGGTGTCTTCGTACTCCTCAAGCGTGGAGAGGCCTTATGCGATCTTGGTGGAGAAAAAATCCAACAAAGAAAGTAGATGGTCCAATTCGACACAACAGTAAGGTGGTTTTATAGTTTTGATTCTAAACGTAAACATAGAATGTTTGCCACACTCACATGCTAGCAAGTGGAATAAGTGAATAGATTTGGCTCGTAGGCGTTTCAGTGTTTGCAAGGGTGGAAGGCATCAGCCGGGTATCTAGCAAAAAGTAGGTGAAGGAACCATTATTTGTTTGGACAAAGAAAAGATTTTGTCAAAATTTGTCTACTAATTTGTGCAAAAGTATATCGATGATCACTAATTTGTGTAATGAATATGTCACTGTTTTATCTTGCATTAGTATTACTCCTGTGTTATATACCCGTAGATTATTTTGGAAGGATATTAAAATTAAAATGGTAGTTAAAGTTTTTTAGAATAACAAATGGTAGTTAAAGTCTTGCATTGGATACTTTGAAAAGTCAAACGAGCCTTGTATTTAAAGTATAACGGCAGAGAGAGTACATGTTTGTTTTTGATCGTTACCCTTTGCATGCAGTTCCAAAAGCAATCTAGTTCTTACCTCCAAGAAGCTGAATGGGTACACAAAAAACACAAGCCAAACTTTAAAGAGAAATTGCATTTGTCAGTCATGTCCACGGGCATCCTGGCGCTAGGTGTGTATACGATGGTTTCCACTGGCGATGCACTGCCTAAAGGAGCACTCGACTGGGCACTTGGATACCCTGACGTCGTCGTGGCCTGCGCTAAGATTGGGCGCTTATTGAATGACCTTGCTGGTTCATCTAAAGTATGTTCCTGTTCACATGCAATGTATTTTATTGATTTTATAACTATACTGCTTTCATTGTAATCTCTCGCATAGTATATATATGTAGTTAACATAATGATCTCAACAGCGTCGGAAGGACCGGGGGGATGTGGCCAACTGTGTGGAGTGTTACATGAATGAGCACAAGGTCACACAAGAGGTCGCCTTTGCAGCGATGGATTCGCTGACAGAAGACGAATGGAAGACCACCAACCAAGCTCGATTTGAACATCCTCGTGACCTGCTACCGGCGGTGCAACGGATTATCAGCTACACTCTCAGCATGCCGGTGTACTACAACGGCAGGAAGGATGCCTTCACCTTCAGCTCACATCTTGACGAAGTCGTTGAAGGCCTCTTCCTCAAGCCCATCCCCATCTAGCTAGTACCACTACCGTAATCTCTGCGGCGAACTTACATGCtgcctcatgcatgcatgccataAGGGCTTGTTTTCTTACTACCTTCAACTTTGATTGTTTTATATCGCGTGTTTAATTAAGTCGGTCATGTGTTGTACACCTAGGATGTGGTCCATGCGGAGGTCGAGACAGATGACCTTCCCTTTTCAAAAATAATATAGCATACACGAGCTCACGTTCCGATGTGTATGCCGTGTATGTATGTGTTGCATGTGAGATGCACCCGAACGTCTGTATGCATGGAGCCAGATTAATCAATCATTTAATACCCCTTGCTCCTCATATTTTGTAGCTTTCTCGTTCAATTAAGGTGTTCAATTTTAGATTTGGTTCACGATTTTGACTGGATCAATTATTTTTTTAACGAGCTCTCCCATTTAGTTAAGGTAATCAATATTGGATTTTGATTCACGATTTTGATTGGGTCAACGATTTCTTAAATTAATCGACAGCAACCAGCCTAAAAACACATCAATCCTGCACATCGTCTCGCCGCTTACAAAAGGAAGCGCCAACATGCAGCCACCAGTGCAAGAAACTTCCCCACATCCAGAAGTATGAGACGAAGGGAGCACCGAGCCTCAGCTCAGAGCATATGGGCCGTCCGATCTCGTTCATGATGCGTTTTGGACCGTTGGATTTCGCCCTGGATTGATCTCAGCCGTCGGATCGAACCGGAGACGTTGTAGCAATGAAAAGTTACCTCCCGCTGTGCCACCGCGTGTGAATTCCTTGCCTTGCCCCGCCGGGGCATTTTTGCCATTTCAGCTTGTGCCATATAAATCGCAGCTGCTACCATGGTGGAGACCTAGCCACTCGCGCCCCTCCCCCACCGTCTCGTCCCCCTCTCGCTGCCACCGTCCCAGCCTCGCCTCTTCCTCCATCTCCTCCGGCGCCTCCTCCCTGTCGGCTACCTCTtgccctctccccttcctcccgcccctagcgccgccaccaccggatcCACCGCCGCTGCTCTCCCCTCGCCATCGTCGGGAGGAGTGTGCAGGGCGCCGCTCGTGTCGCTTCTCCGCAGCCGCCACCGCCCCGTCCCCTTCCAAGCCCGCGGAGATGATGGCGCCAGCGCCGGCGCTCGCGGTGGTCGGGTGATGCGCTGCTCAACAGGCCGGCGGCCGTGTTGACGTGTGGCCAATGCCCGTGTCCGTCAGCCGCAGGGCCAGGACTCCTCCTCTTCCCCACCCCTCTCGGCACTCGACAGGAGGAGCACAAGTGCGCAGCTCATTGTCCTCCCGGAGGTGAGGTCCAATGTGTCACTC
This region of Triticum aestivum cultivar Chinese Spring chromosome 2D, IWGSC CS RefSeq v2.1, whole genome shotgun sequence genomic DNA includes:
- the LOC123048130 gene encoding tau-cadinol synthase-like; this translates as MKVRTDKLKEDVQMLFKTCSNKLERMNLVDAVQRLGIEHLFEIQIGDALSDIHESEISSSSLHEVALQFRLLREHGLWVSPDVFKKFKGEDGTFNVDIAKEPKGLLCLYNAAYVLTHGETELEEAITFARHHLELLVPSLDSFLAKQVKRALHLPLPRTHKRLEALPYMLEGEQEGHNPVLLELAKLEFNHLRHVHLKELKAISEWWNDFSGYVELSFVRDRVVECYVWGYSLFYEEDWSLPRMFFAKLTAVHTFLDDICDDGSTLEEFRMLDAAIQRWDESAISLVPEYLKKFYNKLLSCFKEFDDELALNRKYPIDHIKKEFQKQSSSYLQEAEWVHKKHKPNFKEKLHLSVMSTGILALGVYTMVSTGDALPKGALDWALGYPDVVVACAKIGRLLNDLAGSSKRRKDRGDVANCVECYMNEHKVTQEVAFAAMDSLTEDEWKTTNQARFEHPRDLLPAVQRIISYTLSMPVYYNGRKDAFTFSSHLDEVVEGLFLKPIPI